A genomic segment from Castor canadensis chromosome 1, mCasCan1.hap1v2, whole genome shotgun sequence encodes:
- the Fam111a gene encoding serine protease FAM111A, translated as MSSKKRRSQKIPFDVKSNMKIKDYFSQIPKEEQDNPSISQVKAKSRKRPRDITNTRDQRFSSPKKNQQDQTTPKNKIINITLDVNVRKNKNMNYVLTHNEKDNLHTALNTLNAVKRERETRPGKEMLVYGIEGIKGYINLGMPLSCFPKESHIVIMFSKSESEQKEDNRVFGRHDHESTDCVKFYIQAVGKRKRRIVECGELHKEGNILCVYGFKGETIKDALCKDGRFRSFVENDNWKLIGNLNSIIESSQPVNELEGKKFQVEVEIKRNRKAAAAQNSEFEKSNTPVLKKYIVDEYPSLEIESKRIRKYIKEEVNKRKKKTSLYKLHKTNFGKLAKNSIPVKVIKLLSKLSESVGYIVWNNNGNCGSATCFVFSGLFIFTCRHVINDVVGKGVEPSKWADIISQSVKVTFSYEEFPVKEDNCFSIEPWFEISDITLDYAVLKLKERGQEVPVGLYNGIASAPFNGLIYIIGHPQGERKTTDGCVVIPQSEREKKCQEYMQTEVAGSGYPAQYIHMYTQRSFQEMLHNPDLVTYDTTFYCGASGSPIFDSQGSLVAMHAAGITCKYQDGVFNIIEFGSAMSSILSDIKQKHESWYNELCIVQKDVEMLSQEN; from the coding sequence atcCCCAAAGAAGAGCAGGATAATCCCAGTATTTCTCAAGTGAAGGCAAAGTCTAGAAAAAGGCCAAGGGATATAACCAATACCAGGGATCAAAGATTcagttcacctaagaaaaatCAACAAGACCAGACCACTCccaaaaataagataattaaCATTACCTTGGATGTAAatgtcaggaaaaacaaaaacatgaactaTGTGCTCACACATAATGAGAAGGATAACTTACACACAGCACTCAACACTCTTAATGCtgtcaaaagagagagagaaactcggCCAGGCAAAGAAATGCTGGTGTATGGAATAGAAGGAATCAAAGGGTACATAAATCTTGGAATGCCACTCAGTTGTTTTCCTAAAGAGAGCCACATAGTAATCATGTTTTCCAAAAGTGAAAGTGAACAGAAAGAAGATAACCGAGTGTTTGGACGACATGACCACGAGTCTACTGACTGCGTTAAATTTTACATTCAGGCAgttgggaagaggaaaagaaggattgTGGAGTGCGGGGAACTTCACAAAGAAGGGAACATACTCTGTGTCTATGGTTTCAAAGGAGAAACCATCAAGGATGCTCTGTGCAAGGATGGCAGATTTCGTTCCTTTGTGGAAAATGACAACTGGAAACTCATTGGTAACCTGAACTCCATCATTGAAAGCTCCCAGCCAGTCAATGAGTTAGAAGGCAAGAAATTTCAGGTTGAGGTTGAGATAAAAAGAAACCGTAAGGCAGCAGCTGCTCAGAATTCTGAGTTCGAGAAAAGTAACACCCCTGTATTGAAAAAATACATCGTGGATGAGTACCCCAGTTTGgaaatagaaagtaaaagaatcagaaaatatatcaaagaagaagtgaataaaagaaagaagaaaacttcctTATACAAATTGCATAAAACAAACTTTGGAAAGTTGGCAAAAAACTCTATTCCAGTTAAAGTAATCAAACTTCTTTCAAAGCTTTCTGAGTCAGTTGGGTACATAGTTTGGAATAATAATGGAAATTGTGGCTCTGCAACCTGCTTTGTGTTTTCAGGATTGTTCATTTTTACTTGTCGGCATGTAATAAATGATGTTGTGGGAAAAGGAGTAGAGCCAAGTAAATGGGCAGACATAATTAGTCAATCTGTAAAGGTGACATTTAGTTATGAAGAATTCCCAGTGAAAGAAGATAATTGCTTTTCCATTGAACCTTGGTTTGAGATATCTGATATAACTCTTGACTATGCTGTCCTGAAACTGAAGGAAAGAGGACAAGAAGTACCTGTGGGACTATATAATGGAATTGCTTCTGCACCATTTAATGGGTTGATATATATTATAGGGCATCcacaaggagaaagaaagactACTGATGGGTGTGTTGTGATCCCTCAGAGTGAACGAGAAAAGAAATGTCAGGAATATATGCAGACAGAAGTAGCAGGTTCTGGTTATCCTGCACAGTACATTCATATGTACACTCAAAGAAGTTTCCAGGAAATGCTTCACAACCCTGATTTAGTTACTTATGACACCACTTTTTATTGTGGGGCTTCTGGCTCCCCAATTTTTGATTCACAAGGTTCCCTGGTGGCTATGCATGCTGCTGGCATCACTTGTAAGTACCAAGATGGGGTTTTCAATATCATTGAGTTTGGCTCTGCTATGAGCTCCATCCTCTCTGATATTAAGCAAAAACATGAATCATGGTATAATGAACTATGCATTGTTCAGAAGGATGTAGAAATGTTGAGTCAGGAGAATTGA